The genomic interval CATTTACACCACCACGGATATTATCTAAGTTGGTATGAGCCGCATATAAAGCAATACGATGCCGGATGGCTTTCGCTACGACGCGTTCTACATAAGTTGAGTCATTGAATCGCTTTAGTCCTCGAAACACAATGGGATGATGAGTAATAATGAGATTGCAGTGGTGTTCGATAGCTTCATCCACAATTCTTTCGGTACAGTCGAGTGCCACGAGCGCACCTGTGATCTCGTCTTGGGGGTTGCCTACAATGAGGCCAGAATTGTCATAATCCTCTTGTAGATGAAGTGGAGCTAATGACTCAAGATATTTCGTTATTTCTACTAATTTCATCTTGTTTATTGTTTTTATCTACAAATCGCTGGTGTTCAATAATTAATATTCTAAAATAATCGATCTTAACCCAGTAGCGAATGAAATAATACAATGCAAAAATACCGGCTACAAAAGATATACTCGGAATGAGGGGAAAACTGGCAATAACAACGAATATAGCATATGAAAGTCCGAATAATCGACCCGGATTTTCCTCTTCTGCTATTTTCCGATCATAAAATTCATTAGTTAAAGAGTCAGCCATCCGATTTGCAATGATGAAGTTCCAATAAAGACTTACGATTGGCACCAGAGCCATCCAAACCATCCAAGGCTTTAAGTGGCGGTTTTCTTCGGCAACCGTTTTCAGGGTTCTGCTTAACGTTAGGCAATAAAATGCACGTATAATTAAACTGACTATTGAGATAATCGTTGCTGCCCACACCATGTCCTCTGTCAGAGTTATGCCATTATATTCCATCAGCACGAAAATACGGGAAAATTGTCAACTATGAATTTAATATGAAAATTGTTAACAATAAAATGATTATTATTGGGATAACTAAGGTATCGAACTATCAGACGCTCCAAACAATATATACAAGATGAAACCGCGATGCTGGAGAATTTCTATCGAACCGGTGATTTGGAGGTTCTCGGGCGACTTTATGAACCCTATATGTACTTAATCTACGGATTATGCCTTAAATATTTAAAGGACCCGGTTAAAAGTGAAGATGCAGTTATGCAGATTTTTGAAGAACTGATTAAAAAACTTCGTGTTCACAGAGTCGATAATTTTAAGGGATGGCTTTACACGGTGGCTCGAAATCATTGCCTGATGGAGCTACGTAAAGAAGATAAAAACCAGACCGTTTCTTTAGAAGAAACTTTTATGGAAAATGTCGAATATCCGCATCTTGATGATAGCGAGGGTATGCGTGAGCAGAATTTATCGAAAATGGAATCATGTATAGAGCAATTGAAAGAAGAACAAAGGGTTTGTGTGAAGTTATTCTATCTAGAGCAGAAATGCTATAAAGACATCGCAGACAAGACGGGGTATTCGATGAAACAAGTAAAAAGCAATATACAGAACGGGAGACGGAATTTAAAAATTTGCATGGATAAAGATATATGAGTCAACACTACGATATATTATATATTCAACAGTATCTAGAAGGAAAACTAAGTCCTGATGAGATGCATGATCTCGAACGTGCAGCTTTAAATGACAATCTGTTACAAGATGCTATTGATGGGTATCGTTCTGCGGATACGGTTGACCATAGACAGTTGAGTTTACTGCAGAAGCGTTTTGCTGCTCGGATTGAAAACCATCAAGAGATCAAAAATAGAAACTATTTTACCTGGCAGAGATTAACTATCGCAAGCATTGCTGGACTTTTATTCATCGTTATCGGCGTGCTGTTCTGGATGATGAGAAACCCCGCCACAAATCGGGAAGATGTTACTAAACAACAAGCGACGGCAGTTAGTGTTCAGGAAAAGGTTACGATAAATTTAGTTGAAGGAAACCTATTTCCGAAAGTAGGATGGGATGCTTTTAGGGATCATGTGTCTATATCAACCGTTGCTATTCCGACAGGTGAACATGTTACCGTTCATTTTGACGTTAAGGATACTCGGCCGATCAATATTCGGTTTGTTTCGAGTCATGATGAACAACTTATTGATACCATCGAGAAAATGCTGGAAAAAGGACCAGGCTGGGATGGAAGCTCGGGGACAATCGAGTTGCAGTTTTAATCTATCTCTTCTTTCCTAGCGTAAAGCTAAATGTGCTTCCGATACCTTCTTTACTTTGCACTGAAATGGTTTGTTGGTGTGCCTCCAGGATATGTTTGACAATGGATAGACCTAAACCCGAGCCGCCAATATCTCGCGCTCTACTTTTTTCGGTTCGATAAAACCTTTCAAATATCCTTGGGAGATTTTCTTCGTCTATGCCTATTCCGTCATCTGAGATTTCAATTAATACTTGATCGTGGAGTTCGAAGAGGGTGATTTCTGTTTCGCCGTTTTCCTTTCCATATTTTATCGAATTAGAAAGAAGGTTTGCCAGTACCTGTCTCACTTTTTCACGATCAGCATTAACCATCGACTGTATTTTGGGCTTATCGTTGAAGTGGAGTTTGATTTTATGCTTTTGAGCTTTTAATTCTAATGATTCAATTACCTCGTGAATTAAAATAGAAAGATCAAATTGCTGGAAGTTTATCGAAAGTTCGCCACTTTCTAATTTAGATATTTCGTCAATGTCTTTAATCAGGTAACTTAATCTGTCCAGATTATTAGTTGCTTTATCTAAAAACTTATTGGCGAGGTTAGTGTCTTCCTCAATCAAGCCATCCTGTAGAGCATCAATATAACCTTGAATAGCAAAAAGCGGAGTCTTGAATTCATGGGAGATATTTGACAAAAATTCACGTCGGTATTTTTCCTGACTTTTTAGCGCATCAATTTCTTTCTTCTTGTCCCTTGCCCATTCTCGAACTTCTTTCTGAACATCGCCGATGGGATCCGAACTTACATGTTCTGCCAAGGTTTCTTTTATATCTTTTCCTAGCTTGAGGTTATGGATAAGTTTATAGATTATTTTTATTTTACTATAAACATAGCGCTCCATCAATATGTAAAAAATAACGAAACTAATTATCGCTGCGCTGACAAAAATTACAATAATCTCCGCTAGTTCAAGTCGAAGAAGGAAACTAACTAGAGCAATTGCAGATGCAACCAGTATAGCATTTAGAAAAATTAAAGATCTAAACTTCATTGTTTATTTCACCTAGCACTGTAATTCCTCCTTTAACTTTGTCACCCAGTTTTACAGCCACTTTGCTTCCAATCGGAAGGAAAACATCAACACGCGACCCAAATTTAATAAAGCCAAACTCTGTACCTTGGTCGACTGTCTGTCCCTCTTTTACATACCATACGATTCGCCTGGCCATTGCTCCTGCAATTTGCCGGAACAGGATTTCGATGCCATCTGTTTCTACAACAGTTGTTGTACGTTCATTAAGCGTCGAGGATTTTGGGTTCCAAGCCATTAAATATTTGCCTGGATGATATTTAAAGTATTTTACGATACCGCTCACCGGATTCCTGTTGATATGGACATTTATTGGCGACATGAAAATCGATATTTGCAGCCTTCTATCCTGAAAATATTCCGTTTCCTCTGTTTCTTCAATAACAACAACTTTTCCATCTGCCGGACATAAAATAATTTTCTCATCTTGAGTTATCGTCCGCTTCGGACTCCGGAAGAATTGTAAAAGCGCGATCAGTACAAAGGCTGATAAAATATACACGGCCCAAGTTAGAAGTTGATTTTCAGAAGCATAGTAGTGAGTGATTGCATTGAGGACAAAAACAAATAAGACTCCGAGGGCAATTGAGGTATATCCTTCCTTATGAATAGTCATGATGTGTATATTTTCAGCAAATATAACTATAAAGCCTTATTTAGTCACACGCTTTATAGATATCTTTTAAGTTCCTTCCGAGACCGTTATAGTCCATGCCATAACCGACAACAAACTCGTCGGGGATTTCAAAGCCAACGAACGCCAGGTTGGGGAAAGTGTGCTGTAGTTTTGCAGGCTTAAGCAACAAGGAGCAGATCGCTACAGATGCGGGTTTGTGTTCCTTAATTTTTTCTAACAGATAATGCAGTGTATTCCCTGTATCAATAATATCTTCAACAATAATTACATCCCGGTCTTTAATATCGACGCACAACCCGATGATTTCTTTTATTTCCCCTTGCTGCTGATCACCTTGATAGGAAGCTAGTTTAATAAAGCAGGTCTCAGCAGCGATATCAATTTCTTTCATCAGGTCAGCCATGAAAAGAAAGCAACCGTTTAAAACACCGATAAAAACAGGAACCTGTTTTTCGTATGACACATTGATTTGTGTGCCGATCAGTCTGATCCGCTTCTTCACCTGATCATGCTCGATCATGAGACCAAATTCCTTTTTATCGATTTGTAATTTCATGCTTATTGATCTTCAATTTCCTTACCAAAAAGCTGTTCAAGTAGCCGTTGGGCCTCATCGACCTCTCTTTCCAAATCAATCCGGTCTTGATCAGTGTCCTGCATTGTGCTGTCCGGCTCCGGTTCTCTTGAAGGGAGGACAGCATTTCGTAAGCTCACAGAGTAAAAACCATAACTTCGCGTCGAATCTCTCGGGATATAACCAGAGTTAGCCATCAGCGTACCGATTAGCCGGAAGTATCCGGTCAGATAAGGTTGCAGACCACCGTAACTTGTAAAGCGCGACAAACCTCTTTTGGGGCTGGGGACGATGCTCGCCAAGAAAATGCTCTCACCGACAGTCAATTGAGATTGATCTTTTAGAAAATAATGACGTGAAGCCTCCGAAATCCCATAAACATCTTTTCCCCACTCGATGACGTTCAGATATACCTCATACATTCTTTCTTTGCTCACAATATCGTTATGTTCGATTAGCCACACAATAAGCATTTCCTCAACTTTTCTCGCTAAGGTCTTTTCCCTGTCCAGAAAAACATTTTTAACCAGTTGCATCGAAATTGTACTGCCGCCACGGGTGAATGCTTTTTCCTTAAAATTAGTAGCAATTGATGCTTTGATTGATTTTTCCACGAAACCCTCATGTTGAAAGAATGTTGGATCCTCTGCAGTTAGAACGGCATTGCGTAACGTCGGGGATATCTGGTTTAGAGGGGTAAAGTTCGGGTTTTCAGGACCAACAATAATATTCCGGACAGGACCGTCTTCTTCGTAAGGCTGATAGGTGAAAGTCGAGTTGATTTTCGATAGATCAGTCTTTCCATAAGAGTTGATCTTGAAACCGTCTTCTTCAATCGCCGAGTGCAGTTGCACGCTGTCAGGATTCTGTGAATCCAGATGCAGATCAAAACTATATTTCATTTTTCCAGAAACCTTGATCCCTTCGAGCGATTCAAAGAGCCCGGTAGGAAATGAATCAAAGGCCTCTTGAGCATCCATTTCAGGTATATCTACTCCTAAATTATAGATTTTATGCGGTTGCAGGGTCAGCTTCGCATAAGGGTGAGCTGTTATTTTAGCCAACTGAACTTCCGATCCTTTGTCTAACTCTATAAAGTCCTTACCAATAATGAATTCTGCTTGAGCGAAGGCTTGCGGAATGATGACGTCGTTGGATGCAATGCGCCAATGGTTTATCAGGAAATTGCCAAGTCGTCCACTTACCGAAATTTGCAGGTCATCGCTGTTCTTCCATTTGACATCCTGAAGTTCAGCCTCTACCGTATCGAAATTTACAAGCAAACCATATTTATCCTGGAGGAGAGGAAGTTCGACTTTTCCGTCTTCTGCATACAAGCGGAAGAATAACTTGTTCCGACCCGGATTGAGATCCCCATCAAGATGCCAGGTAGCCTTGTCGGAATTAATTAAAATTGTCGATTCCAGGTTCCCGTTGTCGATATTAGCCCGAGGAACCGTTACCCTGTGAAACAGACTATCATCTTTGTAAGAAACGTCAAAGTTTTCTAAGTCCATATTTTCGGGAATCTTATAGAGAACCTGATGGATAACCCGGTTGACAAGCTTGCCCAGGTGAATCGGTTCTTTTTCGGTTTCAGGCACAACGGTGGCCGTATCGACTTGATCTTCCCGAAAAAAGAAGTCATAATTACTCGTAACGCTGTCTTTTTTGATGAAGGTGATACTGGCGTTTTCCATATCCATGTTAGCGAGTTTCACTGTTCCGCTGAGCAAGGGAAACAACTTGACACTAACCCGCAACAGTTCAATTTTCGCCAACGTATCCGCGTCCAGCGGAGTGGCAGAAATGTCTTCGAAAGTTACTTCTTTCAGTCCGGAGAAGTAGGCGTCTTCAATATCAAGTTTAATTTGGTAGTCCTCTAAGGCCTTGGCTTTTGCTCGTTCGATCGCACTCTTTAACAAGGGTTCTCTTTTGTTGACAGCGATAATCGCCACAATTGTAAATAGCACGAGCAGCGCGCCGGTAATACTCGCAGCAATTATATAATACCGCTTGGGTATCGATTTTAGGAATGCACGGATCTTCTCCAAGTTTGTTCGTTTATGTTGAATTGTAGTTTTAATGTCTAAACTTCCCGTAAATATCTATAAAATCCTCTGTTTTTCAAGTTTGTATAGCTTATTTCTTAAATTTGAAAATAATTAAAATAATGTGTGACGATGATAACAGAAGAACAAGTTTTAAAAGCTTTGAGCTATGTCGAAGATCCTGATTTCAAGAAGGATTTGGTTACGCTCAATATGATCAAAGATATAAAAATAGAACCCAATAAATTAAGTTTTAGCGTAGTATTGACCACACCCGCATGTCCGATGAAAGATCATTTGGAGAACGCGTGCCGGAATGCGATTGCTCATTTTGTTTCGAAAGATATTGAAGTGGATATCAATATGACTTCCAAAGTG from Pedobacter indicus carries:
- a CDS encoding RNA polymerase sigma factor; the protein is MLENFYRTGDLEVLGRLYEPYMYLIYGLCLKYLKDPVKSEDAVMQIFEELIKKLRVHRVDNFKGWLYTVARNHCLMELRKEDKNQTVSLEETFMENVEYPHLDDSEGMREQNLSKMESCIEQLKEEQRVCVKLFYLEQKCYKDIADKTGYSMKQVKSNIQNGRRNLKICMDKDI
- a CDS encoding sensor histidine kinase codes for the protein MKFRSLIFLNAILVASAIALVSFLLRLELAEIIVIFVSAAIISFVIFYILMERYVYSKIKIIYKLIHNLKLGKDIKETLAEHVSSDPIGDVQKEVREWARDKKKEIDALKSQEKYRREFLSNISHEFKTPLFAIQGYIDALQDGLIEEDTNLANKFLDKATNNLDRLSYLIKDIDEISKLESGELSINFQQFDLSILIHEVIESLELKAQKHKIKLHFNDKPKIQSMVNADREKVRQVLANLLSNSIKYGKENGETEITLFELHDQVLIEISDDGIGIDEENLPRIFERFYRTEKSRARDIGGSGLGLSIVKHILEAHQQTISVQSKEGIGSTFSFTLGKKR
- a CDS encoding phosphatidylserine decarboxylase family protein, whose translation is MTIHKEGYTSIALGVLFVFVLNAITHYYASENQLLTWAVYILSAFVLIALLQFFRSPKRTITQDEKIILCPADGKVVVIEETEETEYFQDRRLQISIFMSPINVHINRNPVSGIVKYFKYHPGKYLMAWNPKSSTLNERTTTVVETDGIEILFRQIAGAMARRIVWYVKEGQTVDQGTEFGFIKFGSRVDVFLPIGSKVAVKLGDKVKGGITVLGEINNEV
- the hpt gene encoding hypoxanthine phosphoribosyltransferase, with the protein product MKLQIDKKEFGLMIEHDQVKKRIRLIGTQINVSYEKQVPVFIGVLNGCFLFMADLMKEIDIAAETCFIKLASYQGDQQQGEIKEIIGLCVDIKDRDVIIVEDIIDTGNTLHYLLEKIKEHKPASVAICSLLLKPAKLQHTFPNLAFVGFEIPDEFVVGYGMDYNGLGRNLKDIYKACD
- a CDS encoding transglycosylase domain-containing protein, producing MEKIRAFLKSIPKRYYIIAASITGALLVLFTIVAIIAVNKREPLLKSAIERAKAKALEDYQIKLDIEDAYFSGLKEVTFEDISATPLDADTLAKIELLRVSVKLFPLLSGTVKLANMDMENASITFIKKDSVTSNYDFFFREDQVDTATVVPETEKEPIHLGKLVNRVIHQVLYKIPENMDLENFDVSYKDDSLFHRVTVPRANIDNGNLESTILINSDKATWHLDGDLNPGRNKLFFRLYAEDGKVELPLLQDKYGLLVNFDTVEAELQDVKWKNSDDLQISVSGRLGNFLINHWRIASNDVIIPQAFAQAEFIIGKDFIELDKGSEVQLAKITAHPYAKLTLQPHKIYNLGVDIPEMDAQEAFDSFPTGLFESLEGIKVSGKMKYSFDLHLDSQNPDSVQLHSAIEEDGFKINSYGKTDLSKINSTFTYQPYEEDGPVRNIIVGPENPNFTPLNQISPTLRNAVLTAEDPTFFQHEGFVEKSIKASIATNFKEKAFTRGGSTISMQLVKNVFLDREKTLARKVEEMLIVWLIEHNDIVSKERMYEVYLNVIEWGKDVYGISEASRHYFLKDQSQLTVGESIFLASIVPSPKRGLSRFTSYGGLQPYLTGYFRLIGTLMANSGYIPRDSTRSYGFYSVSLRNAVLPSREPEPDSTMQDTDQDRIDLEREVDEAQRLLEQLFGKEIEDQ